A genomic segment from Aegilops tauschii subsp. strangulata cultivar AL8/78 chromosome 1, Aet v6.0, whole genome shotgun sequence encodes:
- the LOC109772658 gene encoding subtilisin-chymotrypsin inhibitor CI-1B isoform X2, giving the protein MSSSDDLAGGKKTSWPEVVGLTIKEAKEIILKDKPDADIVMVPVGSAVTEDLRPNRVRIFVGTVAETPHVG; this is encoded by the coding sequence ATGAGTTCCTCCGACGACCTCGCCGGTGGAAAGAAGACTTCGTGGCCGGAGGTGGTCGGGCTGACCATCAAGGAGGCCAAGGAGATCATCCTGAAGGACAAGCCCGACGCCGACATTGTCATGGTGCCGGTCGGCTCCGCCGTGACCGAGGACTTGAGGCCCAACCGCGTCCGCATCTTCGTGGGCACCGTCGCCGAGACCCCCCACGTTGGATAG
- the LOC109772658 gene encoding subtilisin-chymotrypsin inhibitor-2B isoform X1: MCYANQVSRTGQLLLACQSSNIIGRTSISSEKTVHQSLSTSATKMSSSDDLAGGKKTSWPEVVGLTIKEAKEIILKDKPDADIVMVPVGSAVTEDLRPNRVRIFVGTVAETPHVG; this comes from the exons ATGTGTTATGCAAATCAAGTCTCACGCACAGGGCAACTTTTGCTAGCCTGTCAATCATCGAATATCATCGGCCGTACGTCCATCAGCTCGGAGAAGACCGTCCATCAATCG TTATCAACCAGTGCTACGAAGATGAGTTCCTCCGACGACCTCGCCGGTGGAAAGAAGACTTCGTGGCCGGAGGTGGTCGGGCTGACCATCAAGGAGGCCAAGGAGATCATCCTGAAGGACAAGCCCGACGCCGACATTGTCATGGTGCCGGTCGGCTCCGCCGTGACCGAGGACTTGAGGCCCAACCGCGTCCGCATCTTCGTGGGCACCGTCGCCGAGACCCCCCACGTTGGATAG
- the LOC141026735 gene encoding uncharacterized protein codes for MPPRCRGSSGYRGIRARPNGWYSAEIRSNDVRLGLGTFGPRTRRPAPPPPRRRGGRASHGGVAPAPPEDVANERAYSAERTSRRRAERADQHRRKALAISQCDMVEAGGRSIFTSDDERWEDIWIDTSDNTSEDEDDDEDLE; via the exons atgccgccgcgctgccgggGATCTTCAGGCTACCGCGGCATCCGTGCGCGCCCCAACGGCTGGTACTCTGCCGAGATCCGGTCCAACGACGTCCGGCTCGGCCTCGGCACGTTCGGACCGCGCACGAGGcggcccgcgc cgccgcctcctcgtcgccgAGGAGGACGAGCGAGCCATGGCGGAGTGGCGCCGGCGCCACCCGAGGACGTCGCCAACGAGCGCGCCTACTCGGCGGAGAGGACGTCAAGGCGCCGCGCGGAGCGGGCGGACCAGCATCGGCGGAAGGCTTTGGCAATATCGCAGTGCGATATGGTTGAAGCAGGTGGGAGGTCGATCTTCACGTCAGACGACGAACGTTGGGAGGATATATGGATCGATACCTCGGACAACACCTCCgaggatgaggatgatgatgaggacTTGGAGTAG